The Thermoleophilia bacterium region TGGTGACCAGCAGGCCCTCGCCGTCGACTGCCACCGAACCTCCTTCGAGCACCATCTCCTCGGCCAGGCGTTCGATACCGAGGTGGTCGAGGATCGCCGCCGAGACGGCCGCATCGTTGTCGTACGGCTCAAAGGCCTCGCCCCAGGCGTTGAAGCTGAAATCGACACCGGCCCGGCCGCCGTTCTCGTAGGTGACGACGATGGGGCCAGAGTCGCGCAGCCAGGAGTCGTCGATCGGCACGGCGAGCACTTCGACGTTCGCTTCCGGTACCCGCCGGCGGGCGTCGTCGGCCTGCGAAGGGTCGGTCACGAGAAGCACCGGCTCGAACTCGCTGATCGCCGCAACCACCTCGGCGTGGGTGTCCCGGGCCGCTTCAATCGTGGTGCCGCGCCAGGCATCCTCGCGTTGGGGCCAAGCCACCAGGGTCCGCTCGTGACGCGACCATTCGGCCGGCATGCGGATCGATTCCGGATCGGGTGCTCCCATGATCCGATTCTAGCCTCGCTTTACCTTTGCCGGGCCCGCCGCTAATCTCCCCCGACCTACAGCATCGATCCAGGGAGACAGATGAAATTCAGCAGGGCCGCGGACATGCGCCGCAAACTCATCACCATCGCCTGCGCCATGGCGATACTGCTCGGCCTGGGCGTGCTCGCCGGGCCCGTAACCGCCAATGCGGCTCAGACTTCCGCCGCCAAGTCCGGCGTGCTCAAGGGCAACCCGACCAACAAGCGACTTGCCACCGAGTTCCTGAGACTCCTCAAGGCCGAGGATACGGCCGGACTCAAGCGTTTCCTCGACCCCGCTTTCCTGCTCCAGCGGGCGAGTGGCGAATACCTGACCAAGTCGCAGTACCTGGCCGATCCTTCAGTAGTCGAGGACTTCCGGGTTCGTGGTGTGGTCGGCAAGCGCTCGGGAAAGGTCAGGGTCATCCGCTTCGAGGCCAACAACATCCAGACGATCGACGGCGTGCCCGTGCCCGCAGCCTGGATCCCCCGGATTTCGACCTTTTCCAAGGAGAGCGGGGCCTGGCGCCTGATCGGACACGCCAACTTCACCGAGCCGGTGGCCATCTGACCGGGCGGACTTCAGGGATGCAAGTGAAAACCCCGCCAACGGCGGGGTTTTCCATTAAGTGGAGCTGAGGGGAATCGAACCCCTGACCTCCGCCATGCCATGGCGGCGCTCTGCCAGCTGAGCTACAGCCCCGAAGTGCAACGGCCGCGCATTTTACAGCGAATGGATCGAGGGGCCTTGCGGTGCTACGCGGCGGTGGTCGACTGCGACTGTGCGACGTCGAGGTTGAGCTCAACGCGGGGTGCTTCGTGCCAGAGCTCTTCGAGATCGAAGCGGTCGCGGGCCTCAGCGGTGAAGATGTGGACGACGCAGTCGAGATAGTCCATGACCGTCCAGCCGACGTCTCCCGAGCGGTCGGGATTGACCGGCAACAGCGAGTCTTCTTTCTTCAGCCGGACGTGGATCTCTTCGGCGATGCCGTCGGCCATACGCTCGTTGCGCGCGGTGGCGATCACCAGAAAGTCGGTGTAGGTGACGAGGTCGCGCATGTCGAGCGCGACGATGTCCTCGGCCAGCTTGTTGTCAGCGAGCTCGGCGGTTTTTTCGGTCAATTCCTGGCTAGTCAGTCCCATATGTGTCCTCATTCTCGATCATTTGCGCCACTTCTGCGGGCAGCAGGTACCCGACCGGCTCCCCGTCGGCGATTCGCTGCCGGATCAGGCTCGACGAGATGTCAACTTCCGGCATCCCGAGAAACTCGACTCGATCCCCAGCCCCGACCTCCGCGAACACCGACTTCACGTCCTCGAGGGAAACACCGGTCCGGGGCGCTACCGCCACTCTGGCCAGTTCGAGAATTCGCTGCGGCCGATGCCATCCACTGATGTCTTTCGCGGCATCAGCACCCATCAGCAGGTGGATCTCGATGTCAGGGTTTCGGTCAGCAATCTCCTCAAGCGTGTCACACGTGTAGGACGGACCTTCCCTTTTCATCTCGGTTGACGAAACTTCGACCCCGTCG contains the following coding sequences:
- a CDS encoding nuclear transport factor 2 family protein; translation: MKFSRAADMRRKLITIACAMAILLGLGVLAGPVTANAAQTSAAKSGVLKGNPTNKRLATEFLRLLKAEDTAGLKRFLDPAFLLQRASGEYLTKSQYLADPSVVEDFRVRGVVGKRSGKVRVIRFEANNIQTIDGVPVPAAWIPRISTFSKESGAWRLIGHANFTEPVAI
- the rsfS gene encoding ribosome silencing factor; this translates as MTEKTAELADNKLAEDIVALDMRDLVTYTDFLVIATARNERMADGIAEEIHVRLKKEDSLLPVNPDRSGDVGWTVMDYLDCVVHIFTAEARDRFDLEELWHEAPRVELNLDVAQSQSTTAA
- the nadD gene encoding nicotinate (nicotinamide) nucleotide adenylyltransferase, with product MADPPGIAEQLGVFGSSFNPPHLAHLAVIEAAKRQLGLDRVIVVPTGDPFHKESGEDPGAAVRLQLAEAAFGGLDGVEVSSTEMKREGPSYTCDTLEEIADRNPDIEIHLLMGADAAKDISGWHRPQRILELARVAVAPRTGVSLEDVKSVFAEVGAGDRVEFLGMPEVDISSSLIRQRIADGEPVGYLLPAEVAQMIENEDTYGTD